In Quercus robur chromosome 11, dhQueRobu3.1, whole genome shotgun sequence, the following proteins share a genomic window:
- the LOC126706349 gene encoding uncharacterized protein LOC126706349 has product MSTIIHSFQKRSYLPTMPTSTNQALPVSQSDSSKEQVSLRRRLSSLSLKIQPISAPATSWAFRRSKSVSSMGEYAGTSIKKWWDWGFSWILSRKPIFAKDLEMNEEETKMLGPQNKGSWRHVFYKVRSEIRKLVGSDQVRLPQTYKYSSYDYSKNFDNGSRT; this is encoded by the coding sequence ATGAGCACAATTATTCACAGCTTTCAGAAGAGAAGCTATTTACCCACCATGCCCACCTCCACAAACCAAGCACTCCCAGTCTCACAATCTGACTCCTCCAAAGAACAAGTCAGCCTACGCAGAAGactctcctctctctccctcaaaaTCCAACCCATCTCTGCCCCTGCCACTTCATGGGCTTTCCGAAGGTCAAAGTCTGTGTCTTCCATGGGAGAATATGCTGGCACTTCCATAAAGAAATGGTGGGACTGGGGCTTCTCTTGGATCCTCTCAAGAAAGCCCATTTTCGCCAAAGATCTAGAAATGAATGAAGAAGAAACTAAGATGCTCGGTCCTCAAAACAAAGGTAGCTGGAGACATGTTTTCTATAAGGTCAGGTCCGAGATCAGAAAGCTTGTTGGCTCTGACCAAGTTCGTCTTCCTCAAACCTACAAGTACAGTTCCTATGATTACTCCAAGAATTTTGACAATGGAAGTAGAACCTAA